From the Chryseobacterium fluminis genome, the window AAAGGTTTCACGATATGATCTTTTTCAAAATCATAAAACTGATTAATCGTTCCTCCTGCCAAAATGGTTAAGACGGTGCAGAAAATAATCCCGTGCACTTTAAAATCAAAGACAAATTTTCTGAAACTTTCATCCTGATTAAATAGGAAAAACGTTGAAACATAAAGGGCAAAAGTAAGTAATAAGGCAACAAAAAAGCGAGCTCCCAAAAGAAAGCCCACAAATTGTGAAAATCTGTAAAACAGAGATTTTTGGATATAATTTTTCTGTTGGGAAGTTTCTTTTTCAGAATTCATTCACAACATTTTAGAATCTGTAAATCACCTCTTTCTGGAAGCCGTCAAGCATTTTTTCTGCTTTTTCATAGTCTTTGGTAAAGCCTAAGATGTAGCCGCCGCCGCCGCTTCCGCATAATTTCAGATAATACGCATTAGAATCCAATCCTTTTTTCCAGATATTAAAAATACTTTCAGGAATCATCGGACGGAAATGTTCATATGCCCAATAGGAAAGCTTTTTCAGATTTCTGAAGAACGGATTCATATCTTTTTTCAGAAAAGAATCAATACATGCATTGTTATAGCGGATGAATTCTTCTTTCATCGTTTTACGGAAGCCTTCAGTTTTCATTTTCTCAAAGAAAATCTGGATCATAGGTCCCGTTTCACCGGTAATTCCAGAGTCGATCAGAAAGATGGCCCCTTTTCCCTCTTCTCCTTTAGGGATAGAAACCCTGCCGAGGTTTTCTTTATTTTCGATGAGAATCGGCAGATTCATATAGCAGATCAACGGATCCATTCCGGAACTTTTGCCGTGGAAATAACTTTCCATCTGTCCAAAAACAGCTTTCAAAGCCTTCAGATTATCTTTGGAAATGCTTTCCGGCTCATGCTTCTGAACAGCATATTTTTCAAATATTGCAGCAACCAGAGCTCCGGAACTTCCTACACCATACCCTTGCGGAATATTGGAGTCAAAAAAAAGACCGTTTGAAATATCATTTTTGAACCTTTCAACGTCTAATTTAAACCCTGCAGGAAGATCTAATTCTGTAAGATAACCGGAATATTCTTGTAAATGTTTATTTGATTTTTCTTCAAATTGGGAAGCGGTTTCTGAATCAGAAAACTTTAAGGTCCCTTTGTAGAAGCTGTACGGCACCACAAGACCCTGGGAATCTTCGATCATTCCGTATTCTCCAAACAAAATTATTTTTGCATAAAATAGAGGATTCGTCATCTGACAATAAATCTTTTTACAAAGTTAAAAATTATTCTCCTCAATGTTAGCAAAATTCACGCCGAAATTTCATATTTTTTTAACAGATTTCTCATTCCCCTATTCTCACGAAGATGCAATAAAGATCAATATGTTAATTAATCATTACTTTTGCCGAAATTAATCTAACATCTGTTTTTAATGAAAAAAATTTTGTTTTTTTTATTGTTATCAGGTCTTGTTTTCGGTCAGAACAGGTCAAGGGATACCATTATCGAAAAGACTCCTGTCGCCATTATAAAGCTTGGAAAACATAAGATCTATATCATGAGAAAATCTGATCAGAAACCCTATATTCAGCAGAAAGACGGTTCTTATACCTCTGAGGATACCCCGTATATCAGTATCAGACTCGAATCTGCTGCCATGAAAATGAAACCACAGGCGTATATAAAAGCCCGGTTTGATGATATGGATGAAGACGGAAAATGGGTAAAATCCCTACCGGAGATCAGTGGCAGGGAATCCTTGGTGTACACCGAATATTTTGAAAAGGAGAAAAAGATTTTTAAGTCGGTCTATTTTCCTTTGAAGGACCGGTTTATTGTTCTGTATATTACTGTATTTTATGAGAATGATGATGATAAAAAAGATCTGGATTTCGGTATAGACGACTTTCTTGAAAATGGTCTTATTATTATTGAAGACTATTATCTCCATTATAAAATATAAAGGATTAGCCTCACTGATAGATGTGTGTTGAGAATCGTACATACGAAACCTTCATGTCTAGGGGTACCGTAAATTTCATTGAAAAGGCCGTTTTCACGAGTTGTGAGACGGCCTTGTTCTGTATAATATCGGAAGCGCTGTTAATGTTTTATCAGTTTTTTAATAACCTTATCTTTTTCCGTTTCTACGCTTACAACATAACTTCCTGTCTGTATCGAAGAAATATCTACTTCCTGCTTATTTCCCTTTAAGGATGACTGTGACTTAATTAATCTTCCTGCTTCATCATATATTTTAAACGCCTTTAAAGCACTCTTCGAAGTGATTATCATTATATTTTTGGCAGGGTTCGGATAAATATGTACTGTATTGTCTTTTGTGTCGACATCTTCTACCGCTAAAACAGCACACGAAAAATTGGCCTTCCAGCCACTGTGATTTTCTGCAGGGTCAGAAACAAACCTTACGGTGATAGCTCCCGAAGAATGGGTAGAAGTAAAGGTCCCTGGTATTGAATTTCCGGTCAAATTGCCCCCGGTTGCGAATAATGGAGAAGAAACAGACGGACCATTATAAATATACATAAAATCATATCCCTGTTCTAATGAAAACTCCGTAAAAGTCATAGTAAGAGAATTTCCGGCTGTGGGATAAAATGTTTTGACAAATGTCTCATTATCTCCGTAATTTCCGGTCTCCCCTCCCGAGTCAGTAAATAAGGTACCGCTGCACCAGTCTGTATCGGTCAAAAATATCTGTGTTCTCTGATATCCGGCGGAGCAGTCTGTTCCTACGGAGAAAATATAATAAGTTGCCGGTTGAAGATTTGTAAAGTTTAATGTCTGCATAGTGGTAATTCCTGAAGAAATTACGGTACCGTCTATTGTCGTTAATCTATATTTCCATGAAGAAGAAACAGCATCTGTAAAGGCAGCGGTGGCAGAGTTATCGGTAATATCCGAAATATTGATTTCTGTTACGGTAATAGGACATGCAGTTGTACAATTTGTACCGATACAGGCTTTTGAATCTATGGTATTCCGTATTAAGGCTGCCGGCTGCGGTCCGAACCCGTTGCTGAAACTGATGCCGACTCCTGAAATCAGGTGACAATAACTCATCATGGTGCCTTTTTCGGCTGCTGATGGAATAGGTCCCGTACAGCCTTCACTGTAGCCTGCCAGTGCACCACAACCGTCAATCGCGGTATTATTTCCGTTCCAGACACACGCATGAGTATGAGGTGATCCGAAACTGTGCCCCATTTCATGTGTCATGGCCCCGATCGTCCAGGAATATACAGGAACATTATTATAGTTTTGTGATATCCCGGAGTATGCATGGTTATAGGAACTGCATAAGGAATTCAGAAAAGCAACACTCGTCGTAGTTGGTGAATTGACCAAATGAGCGAGATCACCATTAAATATTTGCCTGTTGGTTCTGAAACTATCAAGATTATCATTCGGAGATCCCGTGTAGGGGTCCTGGGTTGTCCAGATATTAATTTCATTTAGTGCAATTCTGACGTCATCATTTGTATAAAGGGTAGCGATATTGTTATGAACGGCCGTTAACCAGTTGGTCGTTGTAACAGGATCCGAGCCGTTATTGAGATAAGGATTATAACAAACTTCATAGTATATTCTTACGCAGTTCTGGGTAATCACCTTTTTATCAGGATCAAAAGAACCTTTTGTTATCTGATTTTCCTTCAATTCATCGGCCCCGCAGATAAAAGGATTAAGTCCGGTCAGTTTTGATTCTGAATAACTTACAAAATCTTCACTGTTTTTGACTTTGCCGACAACTATGTTTCCCAATTCAGGAGTGGAAGCTACTCCTACGATATCATTATCAAAGAAACTGAACGCTGCAACCGACCTGTTATCCCCTTTCACGATTCCCTGGTAATAGACTCCGGGATTATAATTAACAATTTCTCCCTTGTCTGTCGTCACTTTGAAATCTTTAGTAAAGATTTGGTTTTTATAAAGCTCAACTGTTAACAGTTTCCCGTCAAAAGGGAACGAAATTTCAACAGTCTCAGGTTTATCAGATACAATCCGTTTGAGTTCTTTAGGTTTTACTCTGATAACCGTGATGTCGGTGGCTGATTTTCTGTACTCGGATAGTTTTTCAGATTGGGAATTCAGTTCAAACAGCTCATATCTTTGGAAAGCTTTTCCCCGATTATGATATTCTGAAATTTTTTGAGCAACCGGTCTTAAATTCTGAGAAAGACCAAGCATTGAGCATTGTAAAATGCATAAGAGTAGAATTTTTTTTATCATTTCTGTATTTTATTTAAGTACAAATAAACAAAAAAAATATACATCTGAAAAATAAATATGATTATTTACTCATTTTATCAAAAAAAAAGCACAAAAGCATATCATTGTACATGATCATTCTCCGTTGTTTCAGTACGGAACTAAAAAAAGACGTTATTTGTAACGTCTTTAAATTTATAATGTATCTCTGTCTTTTAGCATCTTGACCTTAAGAAAGCGTATCAGAACTAATCCGATGGCAAAAAATATAGTCATGGACAAAGCTGCATATCTCATATTATTAAAATGCTCAATCAGCGTTGCAAAAATGAAAGTTCCCAAGATGATGGCCATTTTCTCCAGAACATCATAGAAACTGAAAAATGTGGTATTCTCCATGGAATCCTCAGGAAGAAGTTTGGAATACGTAGATCTCGACATGGCCTGAAGACCTCCCATTACAAGACCTACCACTGCCGCTACCCCGTAAAACTGATACTCTACTGTCGGATTTTCCTTATTGAGAAAATATGCCCATAAACAAGCTACGATCCATAGGACAATCGCAATAGAAATGACATTTTTATTCCCGATTTTTCTTGACAGTCTTGAGAAAATAACGGCCCCGATAATCGCTTCAATCTGAATTACCAGAAGCGTCGCGATCAATTTATCCTGTGCAAGATTAATTTCGCTTTTTCCGAATAAGGTGGCCATTAGGAAAATAGTCTGCATCCCTACACTGTAAAAAAAGAAACTTGAAAGGAAAAACTTCAGGTTTTTATCTTTAAATAATTCGTTTCCGACTTTAAAAAGCTCATGAAAACTTTCTTTGGCAATATCTTTATAAAAGCTCAGGTTATCTTTCAGAACCTCAAAGAAACCTCCCTGGTCCTGGTGTGTTTTAAAAATATTTTTATAGTTTAACAATACCAGATCTTTCGGAAGCTTTTCTTTTACATCACCAAACTGGGGAAGATGTTTAAAGGTATACTGAGAGAAACCAAACCACCAGGCCCCGGTCAGTAAGAAACTGATTCTTGTAAATAACAGCTGCTGAGCTGCCCCTTTAGCAAATACCTGAATCAATAACAGACAGATCACCACCAGCACTACAGAACCGATATATCCGTAAACATATCCCTTTGCAGAAAGCGCGTCCTGCTTATCCCTTGTTGCAATATCCGGCAGAAAAGAGTTATAAAACACCAGACTTCCCCAGAATCCTACACTCGCCGTGATACTGAACAGCAAACCTAAAAATACATTGTGCATTCCCGTGAACATGGCCAATCCCATACAGGATGTGGCACCCAGATAACAGAAAAACTGCAGGAAAGATTTTTTGTTTCCGATCGTATCTGCCAGCGAAGATAAAAACGGAGACAATAAAACAACAATAAAGAAAGAGATGGTAAGTGAATATCCGTACACCGCATCCGGCTGATATTCTCTTCCGAAAACTTTAATCATATGCCTTACCGGTACGTCGATCCAGGATTTTGTCTCTTCTACATATTCTTTCTTTTCATAAGCCGTGGTAAGGATAGAATAATAAATCGGAAAAATAGTAGAGGTAATAACCAGTGAATATACAGAGTTGGCCCAGTCATATACGGCCCAGGCCTTCATAATCTTTGGGTTGTTCTTTATATGTTTAGGCTGTTGATTTTCAATTTCAGACATTCATTAAATATTAGTAGCACAAAAATATAAAAACCGCTGAATATTCGGCGGTTTTTATTTTCTTTTATTATTTTGTTAAAATTACAGGTTCTCAATGACAATGGCAGAAGCCCCGCCGCCGCCGTTACAGATCGCTGCAGCTCCGTATTTGGCATTGTTTTGCTTTAATACATTGATCAGGGTAACAATAATCCTTGAGCCGGAACTTCCAAGCGGGTGGCCAAGCGATACCGCACCACCGTTTACATTCACTTTTGAGGCATCTAATCCTAAGATTTTATTGTTGGCCAGACCTACCACAGAGAAAGCTTCGTTAAATTCGAAAAAGTCGATATCTGTAAGTGCTAACCCTGCCTTTTTAAGAGCAATCGGAAGTACTTTCGAAGGGGCTGTTGTAAAATCTTCCGGTGCCTGAGCAGCATCTGCATAAGAGATGATCTTAGCTAAAGGCTTAAGACCTAATTCTTCCATTTTTTCTTTAGAAACAAGAATCAGGGCAGAAGCACCGTCATTCAGTGTAGAAGCGTTGGCAGCTGTTACCGTTCCTTCTTCTTTTTTAAATACGGTAGGAAGAGTCGGTAATCTGTCGAAGTTTACGGATTTGTATTCTTCATCTTCCGCAAAAATAACAGGATCGCCCTTTCTTTGAGGAATGGTAACGGGAACAACCTCATCAGCAAACCTGCCTTCGCTCCATGCTTTTGCCGATCTCCTGTAAGATTCAACAGCAAAATTATCCTGATCTTCTCTTGTAAAACTATAGTCTGTAGCGCATTTTTCTGCACATACACCCATATGAACTTTATTGTAAACATCCGTAAGACCGTCTAAAACCATTCCGTCCAACATCTTTACATCTCCTAGTTTGGTGGCATTTCTAGCATTATAATAATGCGGAACAGAAGACATATTTTCCATACCACCGGCAACGATTACATCAGCATCGCCGGCTTTTATTGCCTGTGCAGCCATGGTCACAGCTTTCATTCCCGATGCACAAACTTTATTTACCGTCGTAGAAGGCGTTTCAATAGAAAGTCCGGCACCTATAGCTACCTGACGGGCAGGAGCCTGTCCTTCGCCAGCCTGCAGTACATTTCCCATATAGATCTCCTGAACATTTTTCGGATCAAGACCTATTTTATCTAATGCTCCTTTCACGGCAACAGCTCCTAATTTCGTCGCAGGAACAGTGGATAAGCTTCCCAGAAAACTACCCATTGGAGTTCTTACTGCGGAAACGATGAATACTTCTTTCATGTGTATACTTTTTTGATCAATGAGGTCTTTCGATCTCATTTTTATATTTCTATTTTTTGTTTTCTTTCACTTTCATCAATACCAGATCAAACTGCTCTCCATTGAGCTGAGAATTGATCTTGATATAGTTATCCTGAGTGGCAATGACCTTATTATTGTAAACATCACCCACCTTTATCGGATTATTCTGTTCTGTTTTCTCAAGGACAATTACTTTATAATTACAGTCATCTATAAAAACGACTGTAGATTTAATGTAGTCTTTACCATCATTATAAAACTCTGTCTGCACGTTATTCTTTACAGTCATATACCAGAGATTTTTTGGATAGTTAGTCCGCAAAAATGTTCCTTCCTTTATATTACTGCATTTGGCAGGACTATCCACCGGCTTTTTCTGTACGGTTTCATGTTTTTTAGGATCGTTTTTTTTCTGAGCATTAACGGAGGAAATTCCCAGCAACAACAGGGCAACGGAAATTGTTTTTACATCATTCATATCTGTGTCTTTTTATTATTATTTTTAACGAAAATCAGTACGAAAGCACCTAGAAATTCTACGATCCAGCCCCATTTTAATTTTACTACTCCTGCGAAAGTTTCCTGCCATGATTTAAATGGAAGAAAACTGAAATACTGCAGTGACTGCATTTTTACAGCTGCCAGGGTGAAAATAAAGAACAGAACCAGAGCAATTCCTGATGCTCTTACTATTTTAGATTTATTATTCACAATCCCCAATAAGGCAATTGCAGAAAGAATCCAGCATATAATCGCTAACGAATGGTCTAACTTCCAGTAATCCCAGTTTCCGATGACCGGAACATGAACCAATGGAAGAAAACTGCCAACTACAACGACTATTAATGCTAATAACTGAATGTTTTTCATAATTCTTAAAGTACCAAAATACAAAAAAAAACACACTTTAAATGAGTGTGTTTTAAAATTAACTGATTGGCTTCAATGATCTACAGATGATAAAAAAAACAGGCAAAATTTAATTATTCTTTAATAAAAATATCAAAATATTAATTAATTAAAAATCTGAATCTACACTTCCCGATCCGGACTGCAATCCATATTTGCTGTTCGACCGGACATTATTATTAATATAGCCGTAATATATTTTTACATCAATACATTAAATCTTTTCAGACTGAATTGAAAATAAGAGAGTTCGTTCTGCTTATATGCAATAATACTGTTGGAAAACTCTGTATAATACTTATGAGAATAATGACATCTGTGTTTATTCTTCAGGATCAGTTTCAGTAACTATACGATAGAAACTTAAAGGTTTTACCCATAAAAAAATGCGCTTTTCTGGAAAAGCGCATCTCAATATTTTGAAAATTAATTAAATAAATTAATGTTTTATAGCAGATAATTCTTCCGGATTATGTTTATGCTTAAAAATAATCGCAAATAAGATGGTCACGACCAGGGCATATCCTGCAAAAATATACCATGAGGTTTGCCAGCCCTGAAGCTGTAAGGTAGGATCTGTCTGTGAAAAGACGTAATGATTAACTACCTCCTGGGCTCCCAGCATACCGATTGTAGCTCCGAACCCATTCGTCATCATCATGAAAACGCCCTGTGCACTTGAACGGATGCTCTTATCTGTTTCTTTGTCAACAAATAAGGATCCTGAAACATTGAAGAAATCAAATGCAATTCCGTAGACGATCATTGATAAAATAAACATCCATACTCCTCCACCCGGATTTCCAAGTCCGAATAGTCCGAATCTCAGTACCCATGCGAACATCGCCATTAGCATTACTTTTTTGATCCCGAATCTCTTGAGGAAAAAAGGAATTAAAAGAATACAGGCCGTTTCGGATACCTGAGAGAGAGAAATCAACGCATTGGCATGATTGGCTCCCCAGGAGTCGCTGAAAGAAGGAATATCTTTAAAACTTGTTATAAACGGATTAGCATATCCGTTTGTAATCTGAAGTGAAACACCCAATAACATTGAAAAAATAAAGAAGACGGCCATTTTTTTGTCTTTAAACAGACTGAAGGCTTTTAATCCCAGGGCATCATAAAGGCTCTGCTTTTCTTCGCTTTTATTGGTAGGACATTTCGGTAATGTAAAGGAATAAATGAATAGGACAACTCCTAAAATCCCCGACACAAAAAACTGAGAATAGTTATTTTGATATCCTGTAAAATCCACAAATAGCATAGCACAGATGAAACCGATGGTCCCAAAAGTACGGATTGGCGGAAAGGCTTTGATGGTATCAAAATTATTATTAACGAGCACGGTATAGGCTACTGAGTTGGAAAGCGCTATCGTAGGCATATAGAACATCACACTTAAACTATACAGAAGAAACAGTTTAGGGAATTCCACATCAGCACCCGCTGCCATCCCGTAATATCCGGCTGCTACCAGAAAACCGGCTGCCAAAAGATGGCATATTCCCAGTAATCTCTGAGCCTGTATCCATCTGTCAGCAATAATTCCCATCAGGGCAGGCATAAAAATAGAAACGATTCCCTGCATCGCATAAAACAGTCCTATTTTAGATCCCAATCCCACTGAGCCTAAATAATTCCCCATAGAGGTTAAATAAGCTCCCCAAACCGCGAACTGGAGAAAGCTCAGGATGGTAAGTCGTAGTTTTAAATTCATAGTTAGTATAAAAAATATCTTTTAGTCAATTCTTTTCTTTCTCCTTTTGATCTCCTCCTGAATTTCAAGGGCCGTGTCGTAATCTTCTTCTTTAACGGCCTCATCCAGTAATTTCTGGAGCTCTTCCATAGAGATAGATCTCAAATTATCTTCAGCGGGAACGGTCTCAGAAAATGCTTCTTCTTCTTTGGAAACGTCTTCCAGTTCCAGAAGTATTCCGGCTTCGTTCAAGACCTGCTGCGTTGTAAAAATAGGGGCATCGAATCTTACGGCCATAGCCACCGCATCTGAAGTTCTGGCATCAAGAATTAATTCTTCATCATTTTCTTTGTTTCTGAAATTGATATTTGAGAAGAAAACGCCGTCTACGATCTGATAAATGATCACGGAGACCAATTCGTAATTGGCAGAAACAATAAACTTTGTAAATAAGTCATGGGTAAGAGGACGAGGCGGATGAATGTCTTTCTCAAGACCGAGAGAAATGGATTGAGCCTCGAAATTTCCTATAACAACAGGTAATTTTATATGTGTCTCTTCATGTTCCAATAATAATGCGTACGCCCCGGATTGGGTCTGGCTGTACGATATTCCGCGAATAATTAGCTGTTTATAATCCATAGCTACAAATATAAATCATTTTTTTTATTGTAGGATTTACTTTTAGACAAAAATAAAAGCCCGGAAAGGGCTTTTATATGTGAATTGTGAATGAGCTCCGTTGTCGGTTTACCTGCAGTACATAAAACTGATAAGCAGACTGAGCGGCTATTGTCATTCTCTTATTTATCCTTTAAGAGCTTTAATTTTTTCAGTTAATGCAGGAACTATCTGAAAAGCATCACCTACAACACCGTAATCAGCTGATTTGAAGAAAGGAGATTCCGCATCACTGTTGATCACAACAATTGTTTTAGAAGAGTTTACTCCGGCCAGATGCTGAATGGCACCGGAAATACCGATGGCAATATACAGATTCGGAGCAATCGCTTTCCCGGTTTGTCCCACATGTTCTGTGTGAGGTCTCCATCCGATATCTGAAACTGGCTTAGAACAGGCTGTGGCAGCACCCAAAACGTTAGCTAAATCTTCTACCATTCCCCAGTTCTCAGGGCCTTTCAGTCCTCTTCCTGCAGAAACTACGATTTCAGCTTCCTTGAGATCCAGCTTTCCTGAGCTCTGCTCGTGAGAAATCACCTTGGTATCTTCATTGGCAACTGAAAGGTTTTTCACTTCTTCAGAACCTGACACGGCATTTTCTTTAACTCCGAATGCATTCTGAGAAACAGTAAGAATGACCCCTGCCGCTTCAGATTTTGCATGCATGAACCCTTTTCCTGAGAATGCTCTTCTTTTTACCTGAACAGGAGCAAGACTTTCCGGAGCTTCCAAAACATTGGTAATTAAAGAGTGGCCGTTCATTACTGCCAGCATCGGTGCTATGGAAGAAGCATCTGTAGTGTGAGGGAAAACAATGATATTACCGTTTGCCACTTCACTTACAGCCTGGGCATAAGCTTTGGCTGAGAAACTTTTAAGACCTTCGTCTTTGATATTGATGACATTAGATGCTCCATATTTATATAGTAAATCTGAAGAATCTGTGGGGTTTACCGAGATTGCCGTAACGGTATCTCCTGCCTTATCGGCAACAGCTTTAGCGTAAGAAACTGCTTCGAAAGCTGCTTTTTTGTAAACTCCGTTTATATTTTCTGCGTATACGAATACTGCCATGATTTTTTTGTTTAAAGTTTAATGTTTGGGGTTAAGATTAGATTACTTTAGCTTCTTCATGAAGTAACCTCACCAGTTCATCCAAATTATCAGGGGAAACCATTTTTACAGCTGCTCTTGGAGGAACGCTGTCGTAAGATACGCCCTGAACTTTCACTTCTGAAGAAGTAGCTTCTACCACCTGTAAAGGTTTGGTTCTTGCAGACATT encodes:
- a CDS encoding MFS transporter, encoding MNLKLRLTILSFLQFAVWGAYLTSMGNYLGSVGLGSKIGLFYAMQGIVSIFMPALMGIIADRWIQAQRLLGICHLLAAGFLVAAGYYGMAAGADVEFPKLFLLYSLSVMFYMPTIALSNSVAYTVLVNNNFDTIKAFPPIRTFGTIGFICAMLFVDFTGYQNNYSQFFVSGILGVVLFIYSFTLPKCPTNKSEEKQSLYDALGLKAFSLFKDKKMAVFFIFSMLLGVSLQITNGYANPFITSFKDIPSFSDSWGANHANALISLSQVSETACILLIPFFLKRFGIKKVMLMAMFAWVLRFGLFGLGNPGGGVWMFILSMIVYGIAFDFFNVSGSLFVDKETDKSIRSSAQGVFMMMTNGFGATIGMLGAQEVVNHYVFSQTDPTLQLQGWQTSWYIFAGYALVVTILFAIIFKHKHNPEELSAIKH
- a CDS encoding acetyl-CoA C-acyltransferase, which produces MKEVFIVSAVRTPMGSFLGSLSTVPATKLGAVAVKGALDKIGLDPKNVQEIYMGNVLQAGEGQAPARQVAIGAGLSIETPSTTVNKVCASGMKAVTMAAQAIKAGDADVIVAGGMENMSSVPHYYNARNATKLGDVKMLDGMVLDGLTDVYNKVHMGVCAEKCATDYSFTREDQDNFAVESYRRSAKAWSEGRFADEVVPVTIPQRKGDPVIFAEDEEYKSVNFDRLPTLPTVFKKEEGTVTAANASTLNDGASALILVSKEKMEELGLKPLAKIISYADAAQAPEDFTTAPSKVLPIALKKAGLALTDIDFFEFNEAFSVVGLANNKILGLDASKVNVNGGAVSLGHPLGSSGSRIIVTLINVLKQNNAKYGAAAICNGGGGASAIVIENL
- a CDS encoding bifunctional nuclease family protein — translated: MDYKQLIIRGISYSQTQSGAYALLLEHEETHIKLPVVIGNFEAQSISLGLEKDIHPPRPLTHDLFTKFIVSANYELVSVIIYQIVDGVFFSNINFRNKENDEELILDARTSDAVAMAVRFDAPIFTTQQVLNEAGILLELEDVSKEEEAFSETVPAEDNLRSISMEELQKLLDEAVKEEDYDTALEIQEEIKRRKKRID
- a CDS encoding T9SS type A sorting domain-containing protein, with amino-acid sequence MIKKILLLCILQCSMLGLSQNLRPVAQKISEYHNRGKAFQRYELFELNSQSEKLSEYRKSATDITVIRVKPKELKRIVSDKPETVEISFPFDGKLLTVELYKNQIFTKDFKVTTDKGEIVNYNPGVYYQGIVKGDNRSVAAFSFFDNDIVGVASTPELGNIVVGKVKNSEDFVSYSESKLTGLNPFICGADELKENQITKGSFDPDKKVITQNCVRIYYEVCYNPYLNNGSDPVTTTNWLTAVHNNIATLYTNDDVRIALNEINIWTTQDPYTGSPNDNLDSFRTNRQIFNGDLAHLVNSPTTTSVAFLNSLCSSYNHAYSGISQNYNNVPVYSWTIGAMTHEMGHSFGSPHTHACVWNGNNTAIDGCGALAGYSEGCTGPIPSAAEKGTMMSYCHLISGVGISFSNGFGPQPAALIRNTIDSKACIGTNCTTACPITVTEINISDITDNSATAAFTDAVSSSWKYRLTTIDGTVISSGITTMQTLNFTNLQPATYYIFSVGTDCSAGYQRTQIFLTDTDWCSGTLFTDSGGETGNYGDNETFVKTFYPTAGNSLTMTFTEFSLEQGYDFMYIYNGPSVSSPLFATGGNLTGNSIPGTFTSTHSSGAITVRFVSDPAENHSGWKANFSCAVLAVEDVDTKDNTVHIYPNPAKNIMIITSKSALKAFKIYDEAGRLIKSQSSLKGNKQEVDISSIQTGSYVVSVETEKDKVIKKLIKH
- a CDS encoding mevalonate kinase family protein, yielding MTNPLFYAKIILFGEYGMIEDSQGLVVPYSFYKGTLKFSDSETASQFEEKSNKHLQEYSGYLTELDLPAGFKLDVERFKNDISNGLFFDSNIPQGYGVGSSGALVAAIFEKYAVQKHEPESISKDNLKALKAVFGQMESYFHGKSSGMDPLICYMNLPILIENKENLGRVSIPKGEEGKGAIFLIDSGITGETGPMIQIFFEKMKTEGFRKTMKEEFIRYNNACIDSFLKKDMNPFFRNLKKLSYWAYEHFRPMIPESIFNIWKKGLDSNAYYLKLCGSGGGGYILGFTKDYEKAEKMLDGFQKEVIYRF
- a CDS encoding MFS transporter translates to MSEIENQQPKHIKNNPKIMKAWAVYDWANSVYSLVITSTIFPIYYSILTTAYEKKEYVEETKSWIDVPVRHMIKVFGREYQPDAVYGYSLTISFFIVVLLSPFLSSLADTIGNKKSFLQFFCYLGATSCMGLAMFTGMHNVFLGLLFSITASVGFWGSLVFYNSFLPDIATRDKQDALSAKGYVYGYIGSVVLVVICLLLIQVFAKGAAQQLLFTRISFLLTGAWWFGFSQYTFKHLPQFGDVKEKLPKDLVLLNYKNIFKTHQDQGGFFEVLKDNLSFYKDIAKESFHELFKVGNELFKDKNLKFFLSSFFFYSVGMQTIFLMATLFGKSEINLAQDKLIATLLVIQIEAIIGAVIFSRLSRKIGNKNVISIAIVLWIVACLWAYFLNKENPTVEYQFYGVAAVVGLVMGGLQAMSRSTYSKLLPEDSMENTTFFSFYDVLEKMAIILGTFIFATLIEHFNNMRYAALSMTIFFAIGLVLIRFLKVKMLKDRDTL
- a CDS encoding electron transfer flavoprotein subunit alpha/FixB family protein, with the protein product MAVFVYAENINGVYKKAAFEAVSYAKAVADKAGDTVTAISVNPTDSSDLLYKYGASNVINIKDEGLKSFSAKAYAQAVSEVANGNIIVFPHTTDASSIAPMLAVMNGHSLITNVLEAPESLAPVQVKRRAFSGKGFMHAKSEAAGVILTVSQNAFGVKENAVSGSEEVKNLSVANEDTKVISHEQSSGKLDLKEAEIVVSAGRGLKGPENWGMVEDLANVLGAATACSKPVSDIGWRPHTEHVGQTGKAIAPNLYIAIGISGAIQHLAGVNSSKTIVVINSDAESPFFKSADYGVVGDAFQIVPALTEKIKALKG